The DNA segment GCCAGCCACATGAACGGGAAGGTGGCCACGGCGATCACGCCGCCGAGCGACCGCACGGCAAGATCGCCCGTGCCGAACACCCGCATCCACCCATGAAGCAGCACGTAGTACAGCGGCGGGGCCCCGTCGTGCCGGAGGGCGTCGGTGATGCGGGAAAGCGGGAGCCTCGCGATGCTGACGGTGTTCGCCTCGTCCAGCCACAGCGGCGATCGGGCCCAGAAGCGCAGCACGACGGCGGCGACCAGCACCGCGCCGGCAGCGAGCGCCAGCCAGGTGGTGGGCTGGGACAACAGGCGACCCGGCGCCCGCTCGCTGGGAACGACGGGGTCGGGGCGCTCCGGGGGCGCCTCGACGGAGCGGCTCGTCACGGCCCGCCAGGGTAGTCACCGACGCCACAGCCCGGATGACAGTGCGCCCGGGAGGGCGCCGCCGTCCCTTCGATCAGGTCGGTTCGGGCGGCGGGTCGGCGCTCGTGGGGGCCGCGAGGTTGAGCGCCACGGAGTTGATGCAGTACCGCTGGCCGGTCGGGCGGGGACCGTCGTCGAAGACGTGACCCAGGTGGCCGCCGCAACGTCGACAAGTCACCTCGGTACGCACCATCCCGAGGCTGGCGTCGCGATGGAGCTCCACGTTGGCCGCTACCGCCGGCTCGGTGAAGCTGGGCCATCCGGTGCCCGACTCGAACTTGGTCGAAGAGTCGAACAGCACGGCGCCGCACCCGGCGCAGCGGTAGGTGCCGTCCGCTTTGGCGTCGAGGTACTCCCCGGTGAAGGGACGCTCGGTGTCCTTCTGCCGGAGCACCCGGTACTGCTCGGGCGTCAGCTCATCTCGCCACTGCTCGTCGGTCTTCTCGACCTTGTCGACTTCGCTTGCCATGCTCCCCCTCGGATCGGCCCGGATCGGGCGCGGGATCGGCCTCCACATCGGCCGTCGTTCCTGGTCGAGCGTAGTGGCGCGCCCCGCTCGAGCGGGCGCCGGCCCTGCCGAGGAGGCGGACGTCCGGCCTCTACTATCGCTCTCCATGTCGATCACGGCCCGGCGGGGCGTGAGCCCGAAAGGCGGGGCCGATCCTGTCACCCGCGACCCCCTGGGCGAGCGAGCCAGGAGGATCGTCCGCACCGCAAGCCGGTTCCTGCCGATCTCGATCGTGATGGTGCTGGTGCCCATCGGTGTGGGAATCGGGCGCGTCCTGTCCACCCTCAATCAACCGTTCATCAGCTTCGGCGACGTCGCCGTCCTCGAGTCCGCGGTCAGGGACACCCTTGGCGGCCATCAGCTCCTGGGGCCGTACTCGCACTTCGGCTGGTTCCATCCCGGGCCCGCCTACTTCTACGTGATGGCCCCGGTGTACGGGCTCTTCGGCGAGAGCGCCCGGACGATGTTCCTCGGTGCCTTTCTCATCAACGCCGCCTCCGCCCTCGCCATCGTCGTCGTCATCCGCTGGCGGGCCGGAGAGTGGGCCGCCCGCTGGGGCGCCCTGGTCGTCGCCGGGCTCCTGTTCTTCACCGAGGCCTCGTCTCTCGTGCTGTACAACCCCTGGAACCCCTCCGTGCTGGCGCTGCCGTTCCTGCTGACGATGGTCCTCGCTGCCGCGGCGGCGACAGGATCGACACTCTCCCTGATCTGGGCGGCGCTCGTTGGCTCGTTCGTCATCGGGAGCGAGCTGGGGACTGCCCCAGCCGTGCTCGCTGTGCTCGTGGTCGGGACCGCTCTGTGGGGCTGGGCCGTGTGGAAGCGGCGGGCGGCGTCGCCCGTGCCCCACCCTCTCCGGTGGGCGAGGCCCTCGCGTCACATCGTCGCCCTGACCGGCAGTGCGCTGCTCGTCGTGCTGGTGTGGGTGCCACCGCTGATCCAGCAGACGACGCAGACCCCGGGCAACGCGGGCAGGATCGTCTCCTTCTTCGAGCACCCCCCCACGGCAGAGCAGGCCGGGGGACGGCACACGAGGGGTCAGGCGGTGCGCGGCGTGGCCGAGTACGCCGCCACGCTGCCGTTGAAGTCCGACGCCTTTCCCTGCTGCGAGCCCAACCAGTTTGCCGGGCCCAACTCGGCCTACACCGGCCGTCTCGTCATCTTCGGGGGCGGCGTGCTGGTCGGTGTCGGCGTGGCCGTGATCGGTTGGCGGCGGCGCCACCAGCTGGCCATGGGCCTCGGCGCCATCTCCGTGGTCGCGTCCGGAGCAGCCGTCGTGTCGGCGACCCAGGTCGTCGGGCCGCTCTACGAGCACCTCCTCTGGTGGACCGCCACGGTGCTCGTCCCGGCCTGGATCGGCGCCGGGCTGCTGGCGATCGATTTCATCGGAACACGTCAGAGCGGGCCGCTCTCGACGCCCGTTGCCCGCCGGATCACGTCGGGGGCGCTGGTGGTGGCCTGCGCCGTGCCGTGCCTGGCCCTGGCGTGGTCGCTGTTCCGCGACCCGCCGATCGGCTACGGCGACGACCCGGGCCGGCAGGTCGCCGCCCGGCTGGTCGAGCAGCCGGTGCGGGCGATGCACGTGCGCGACCTCAGGGTCGAGGAGGCCGACCCGGACCAGTTCGGGCTGGCCGCCTCGGTCGTGGTCGAGCTCCAGAAGGCCGGGGTGGCCGTCCACCTCGAGCCGCCCGCGAGCACCAGCTACGGTCCCCAGGAGCAGGTCCGGGGCCCCGACCAGGCGCTGTTGGTGGTCAGCGGACCCCACGACCCCGCGCCGGCCGTCTCCACCGCAGGTGCCACCCACCTGGGGACCGTGGAGGACATGCAGCTCTGGCTGCGGCCCCTGCCCGCCACCTGAGCCATCCCGCCGTCCCATGGGGACCCTGTTTGACGAGGGCCCGAAGCATCTTGTTTACTATCTTGATCAAGTTAGTCGACTATGCCGACACCGCCCCGGCTACAGGGTGAAAAAGGACTCTTCGTGCCGCTCCGCCGTTCCCGCCCGCTCGTCTTCCTCGCCCCGCTGGCCCTGGCGGCCCTCGTGACGGCAGCGTGCGGCGGGGGAGGGGGCGGCTCCGCCAGCGCCGGGACGACGGCGACGACCTCGTCCTCGTCGTCGGGTGGGCCGCCTGTGACGGTCAAGCTGGGCTACTACCCCAACCTCACCCACGCCACCGCCATCGTGGGCGTGCAGCAGGGCATCTTCGCCCAGGCCCTGGGGCAGGACAAGCTTCAGACGGCCACCTTCAACGCCGGCCCGGCCGCAGTCGAGGCCCTCTTCTCCGGGGCTGTCGACGCCACCTACATCGGCCCCAACCCGGTGATCAACGCCTACCAGCAGTCCCACGGTCAGGCCATCCGGGTCATCTCCGGGGCGACGTCGGGGGGCGCCGCGCTCGTCGTCAAGCCCACCATCAACTCGGCCTCCGACCTGCGGGGCAAGAAGCTGGCCACGCCCCAGCTGGGAAACACCCAGGACGTCGCCCTCAGGTCCTGGCTCCAGGGCAAGGGCCTCAAGACCGACCCGCAGGGGGGCGGCGACGTCTCGATCCTGCCCCAGGACAACAGCACGGCTGTGCAGGCGTTCCGGACCGGACAGATCGACGGTGGCTGGTTGCCCGAGCCCTATGCCAGCCAGCTGGTCGCTGCCGGCGGCAAGGTGCTCGTCAACGAGAAGAGCCTGTGGCCGGGCGGTCGCTTCGTCACCACCGAGCTGGCGGTGCGCACCGACTTCCTCAAGCAGCATCCTGACGCCGTGGCCCGACTGCTGCAGGGCCAGGTGCGGGCCAACGACTTCGTTAATCAGCACCCGGCCCAGGCCCAGCAGATCGTGAACCAGGGCCTGACGCAGCTCACGGGTAAGGCGTTGCCGCCGGCGACCATCCAGGCGGCGTGGCCCGACCTCACCTTCACCAACGACCCGGTGGCCTCGTCCCTTGCCGCTTCGGCCGCCCACGCCGAGAAGGTCGGCCTCCTGGGACCGGTCGACCTCAAGGGCATCTACGACCTGACCCCGCTCAACCAGGCGCTCGCCCAGGCGGGCGAGCCCCAGGTCGCGGGGGCGTAAGGGCCATGGCCCGGCAGCTGATGGCCAGGGTCGGGGCGCCTGAGCGGCCCGTCGCCGTCGAGACATCGCCGGCGGTCTCGCTCCGGAACGTCTCCCGGGCCTTCGGCGACCGCGGCGCTGCCGTGCTCGCCCTCGACCGGGTCAATCTGGACGTGCGGCCCGGCGAGTTCGTCTGCCTCGTTGGCGCGTCCGGCTGCGGCAAGACGACGCTGCTGAACCTGGTGGCTGGACTCGACCGGCCGAGCGCCGGGGAGGTGGACGCGGGCGGGGGCCGGCCGGCCCTCATGTTCCAGGACGCTGCCCTGTTTCCCTGGCTCACGGTGGCCGGGAACGTCGAGCTGGCCCTACGGCTCAACGGCGTCCCCCGGCCCGAACGTCGCACGCGCGCCGCCGAGCTGCTCGAGACCGTGCATCTCGGTGGAGTGGGACGGCGGAGGCCGCACGAGCTCTCGGGCGGGATGCGCCAGCGGGTCGCCCTGGCCCGGGCGCTCGCCCAGGACGCTGGGGTGCTGCTCATGGACGAGCCCTTCGGGGCGGTGGACGCCATCACCCGGGACCTGCTGCACGACGAGGTGGAGCGGATCTGGCAGGCCAGGGACGTCACCGTGCTGTTCGTGACCCACAACGTCCGCGAGGCCGCCCGCCTTGGCGATCGCATCGTGCTCCTCACCAGCCGGCCAGGGACTGTGGCCGCCACCTTCGACGTGCCCATTCTCAGGCCCCGCCGCATCGAGTCGCCGGAGGTCTCCGAGCTGGCCGGACGGGTGACGGCGCGGCTTCGAGAGGAGGTTGGGCGCCATGGCCGCTGACGCGTCGACGGCCGTCGAGGCGTCCAGCCTCGACCGGGAGCTGGCCGGACTCGACGCCCTGGAGCTGTCCACCGCGCCGGCGCGGAGCCGGCTCCTGCGTGTCGGTAGCGCCCTGTGGCCCAAGCTGGCGGCGATCGGCGTGGGCCTGCTCGTGTGGCAGATCGTCGTGTGGTCGCAGTGGCGCCCCGACTACGTGCTGCCGGGGCCCGTCCCGGTCTTCCAGGAGCTCGGCAACCAGCTCGGGCAGGCCGGCTTCTGGCACGCCGTCGGCATCACCCTGCAGCGGGCGGCGATCGGCTACGCCCTCGCTGTGCTCATCGGCTCGCTGCTCGGCGCCGCGGTGGCCCGGGTCCGACCGCTCCGGCGGGCCATCGGCTCGCTCATCACCGGGCTGCAGACCATGCCCTCGATCGTGTGGTTCCCGCTCGCCATCCTGCTGTTCAAGCTCGGCGAGGGGGCGATCCTGTTCGTCGTGGTCCTCGGTGCCGCGCCCTCGGTCGCCAACGGCCTCATCTCGGGCATCGACCACATCCCGCCACTCATGCTGCGCTCTGGTCGGGTGCTCGGGGCTCGCGGCCTCAGGTTGTTCCGCTTCGTCATCCTGCCCGCGGCGATGCCGGCCTTCGTCGGCGGGCTCAAGCAGGGGTGGGCGTTCGCCTGGCGCAGCCTCATGGCCGGCGAGCTGCTCGTCATTGTGGCCAACCAACCCTCGATCGGCGCCCGGCTGGAGTTCGCCCGGCAGTTCTCCGAGGCGGACACGCTGCTGGCGCTCATGATCGTGGTCCTGGTGATCGGCATCCTGGCCGACACCGTGTTCTCCTTCGCCGACCGGTCCATCCGCCGGCGGTGGGGCCTCATCGAGTCGAACGACTAGGCAAACGCCAGGGCGCGGACGTGATCGAGCGGCCATGGCCCGCGCCCCGACCTGCGGCACCAGGGCCAGCCGGGAGCGCCTAGCATCGGACGCAAGCCCTATGAGCGCGCTCGACACACGCACGGGTCGTCGCGCCTCGCCGTCGTCGCCCGAGCCGGGACGCAGCGGGGCGCGCTTGTCGTCCGCACAGCGCGCCGGCCAAGACGACGGCGAGAGGATTCGCCAACTGAGGGCGAAGAAGCGCCAGGCCACCGGGCTTCTCGTGGCGATGTTCGCCGTCTTCATCGTCGTCTCCGTCGTCGGGAGCAACCACGGAGCGCTGGCCTACGTGCGAGCGGCGGTGGAGGGCTCCCTGGTCGGCGGGTTGGCCGACTGGTTCGCGGTGGTAGCCATCTTCCGCCACCCCCTCGGGTTGCCGATCCCTCACACTGCGGTGATCGTCGAGCGCAAGGACCAGTTCGGCGCGGCCCTCGGTGGGTTCGTGCAGGAGAACTTCCTCAGCTCCGACACCATTACCGACCGGATCCGGTCCTCCCAGCAGCTGACCAAGGCCGCCGACTGGCTCGTCGTGCGCCCGAACGCCGAGACCGTTGCCGGGCACGCAGCGACGCTGGTGGTGGGTCTCGCCGACGCCGTCCGCAACGAGGACGTCCACCGTCTCATCGAAGACGAGATCTCGAGCGGCCTCGAGCGGGTTCCTCTTGCACCGCTGGCGGCGCGGGCGCTACGGGCCGTGACGGCCAACCAGCGCCACCAGGAGCTGCTCGACTCGGTGCTCCGCGGCTTCGAGCGGTTCCTCAACGAGAACCGCGACAGTCTGCGAGCACGATACGCACGAGAGTCGCCGTGGTGGCTACCACGCGTCGTCGACGAGCGGATCTTCGATCGCATTCTCGACGGGGTGCACGACCTGCTGCGAGAGATCAACACCGACCCCGCTCACGAGATCCGGTCCCAGGTCGACAAGTGGGTCGCCGCGCTCGCCGACAACCTCGAGCACGCGCCCGAGTACCGCGAGCGCGGCGAGCAGCTCAAGCGTGACCTGCTGGGACACCCTGAGCTGAGGAAGTGGACCGCCTCTCTGTGGGAGGAGGTGAAGGCGACCCTTCGATCGCAGGCGGCCAACCCGGAGTCGGAGCTGCGTCGACGCCTGGCGGACGCCCTGATTGGTGCGGCACGACGGCTCCGCGACGATCCCGCGCTGACGGACAAGGTGGAAGAGCTCGTC comes from the Acidimicrobiales bacterium genome and includes:
- a CDS encoding ABC transporter substrate-binding protein, which encodes MPLRRSRPLVFLAPLALAALVTAACGGGGGGSASAGTTATTSSSSSGGPPVTVKLGYYPNLTHATAIVGVQQGIFAQALGQDKLQTATFNAGPAAVEALFSGAVDATYIGPNPVINAYQQSHGQAIRVISGATSGGAALVVKPTINSASDLRGKKLATPQLGNTQDVALRSWLQGKGLKTDPQGGGDVSILPQDNSTAVQAFRTGQIDGGWLPEPYASQLVAAGGKVLVNEKSLWPGGRFVTTELAVRTDFLKQHPDAVARLLQGQVRANDFVNQHPAQAQQIVNQGLTQLTGKALPPATIQAAWPDLTFTNDPVASSLAASAAHAEKVGLLGPVDLKGIYDLTPLNQALAQAGEPQVAGA
- a CDS encoding DUF445 domain-containing protein, producing MSALDTRTGRRASPSSPEPGRSGARLSSAQRAGQDDGERIRQLRAKKRQATGLLVAMFAVFIVVSVVGSNHGALAYVRAAVEGSLVGGLADWFAVVAIFRHPLGLPIPHTAVIVERKDQFGAALGGFVQENFLSSDTITDRIRSSQQLTKAADWLVVRPNAETVAGHAATLVVGLADAVRNEDVHRLIEDEISSGLERVPLAPLAARALRAVTANQRHQELLDSVLRGFERFLNENRDSLRARYARESPWWLPRVVDERIFDRILDGVHDLLREINTDPAHEIRSQVDKWVAALADNLEHAPEYRERGEQLKRDLLGHPELRKWTASLWEEVKATLRSQAANPESELRRRLADALIGAARRLRDDPALTDKVEELVESGIRYVAEHFHDEIIDLVSGTISRWDAAETSSKLEILLGRDLQFIRINGTVVGGLAGLVIFSVGQAIG
- the msrB gene encoding peptide-methionine (R)-S-oxide reductase MsrB, whose product is MASEVDKVEKTDEQWRDELTPEQYRVLRQKDTERPFTGEYLDAKADGTYRCAGCGAVLFDSSTKFESGTGWPSFTEPAVAANVELHRDASLGMVRTEVTCRRCGGHLGHVFDDGPRPTGQRYCINSVALNLAAPTSADPPPEPT
- a CDS encoding ABC transporter ATP-binding protein, which produces MARQLMARVGAPERPVAVETSPAVSLRNVSRAFGDRGAAVLALDRVNLDVRPGEFVCLVGASGCGKTTLLNLVAGLDRPSAGEVDAGGGRPALMFQDAALFPWLTVAGNVELALRLNGVPRPERRTRAAELLETVHLGGVGRRRPHELSGGMRQRVALARALAQDAGVLLMDEPFGAVDAITRDLLHDEVERIWQARDVTVLFVTHNVREAARLGDRIVLLTSRPGTVAATFDVPILRPRRIESPEVSELAGRVTARLREEVGRHGR
- a CDS encoding ABC transporter permease encodes the protein MAADASTAVEASSLDRELAGLDALELSTAPARSRLLRVGSALWPKLAAIGVGLLVWQIVVWSQWRPDYVLPGPVPVFQELGNQLGQAGFWHAVGITLQRAAIGYALAVLIGSLLGAAVARVRPLRRAIGSLITGLQTMPSIVWFPLAILLFKLGEGAILFVVVLGAAPSVANGLISGIDHIPPLMLRSGRVLGARGLRLFRFVILPAAMPAFVGGLKQGWAFAWRSLMAGELLVIVANQPSIGARLEFARQFSEADTLLALMIVVLVIGILADTVFSFADRSIRRRWGLIESND